Proteins from a single region of Mytilus trossulus isolate FHL-02 chromosome 2, PNRI_Mtr1.1.1.hap1, whole genome shotgun sequence:
- the LOC134707805 gene encoding uncharacterized protein LOC134707805 isoform X1: MSHPSLPCIRTLYRDKETYIHHVEVAMNLLVRILSCITMVLTAPVLKYDVTKRCSNIQCENDSHCMEETFVLNGRNLLETDARCICHGHFTGPRCEAKLILTPDVIKAHYIGFKVSFHNVSSGEVISSDSFKDSLSYSIQYWKNASERSCSIATNIYSPIDGLDGLQMDTSFTLCAVTDPAGWCVPREVNLTYDKNCLVIKTLNTEYSFWSQSFVLPVAISVIVVLCLSILLILCMIKRTFMPSYNHQKSRQSQTDWAKKRRKEKQREQSKEINLVKESSLDDLLIDSYPSPDADSSIDRRTTRKAGTTTFAPVFNQSSLPNVMEEQNTEDIILNQNESSHMLYHTNGSVSEA, encoded by the exons ATGAGTCACCCCTCTCTACCGTGTATACGGACTTTGTATAGAGATAAGGAAACAT aTATTCACCATGTAGAAGTGGCTATGAATCTATTGGTGAGAATTCTATCCTGTATTACAATGGTATTAACGGCTCCTGttttaaaat ACGATGTAACAAAGCGATGTAGCAATATACAATGTGAAAACGACAGTCATTGCATGGAAGAAACCTTTGTGTTAAATGGTAGGAATTTACTGGAGACGGATGCCAGATGTATATGTCATGGTCATTTTACTGGGCCTCGATGTGAGGCAAAACTAATTCTTACTCCAGATGTGATAAAAGCGCATTATATAGGATTTAAAGTTTCATTTCATAACGTTTCTAGTGGAGAAGTTATATCAAGTGATTCTTTTAAAGACAGTTTATCATATTCTATTCAGTATTGGAAAAACGCATCCGAACGATCATGTTCCATTGCTACAAATATTTACTCACCTATCGACGGATTAGATGGGTTACAAATGGATACATCTTTCACCTTATGTGCGGTTACTGACCCCGCTGGTTGGTGCGTACCACGAGAAGTTAATTTAACATACGATAAAAACTGTTTAGTTATAAAAACTCTGAACACTGAGTATTCCTTTTGGTCGCAATCATTTGTACTTCCTGTTGCTATATCAGTGAttgttgttttatgtttatCTATACTTTTAATACTTTGTATGATAAAAAGAACGTTCATGCCGTCATACAATCATCAAAAATCAAGACAATCGCAAACGGACTGGGCAAAGAAAAGACGGAAAGAAAAACAGCGCGAAcaatcaaaagaaataaatctCGTTAAAGAATCATCGTTGGACGATCTCCTTATCGATAGTTATCCGAGTCCGGACGCTGATTCGTCGATCGATCGGAGAACTACTCGGAAAGCTGGAACTACGACATTTGCACCCGTTTTTAATCAAAGTAGTTTACCAAACGTAATGGAAGAACAGAACACCGAGGATATAATATTAAATCAGAACGAGTCTAGTCATATGTTATATCATACAAACGGAAGTGTCTCAGAAGCataa
- the LOC134707805 gene encoding uncharacterized protein LOC134707805 isoform X2, with product MNLLVRILSCITMVLTAPVLKYDVTKRCSNIQCENDSHCMEETFVLNGRNLLETDARCICHGHFTGPRCEAKLILTPDVIKAHYIGFKVSFHNVSSGEVISSDSFKDSLSYSIQYWKNASERSCSIATNIYSPIDGLDGLQMDTSFTLCAVTDPAGWCVPREVNLTYDKNCLVIKTLNTEYSFWSQSFVLPVAISVIVVLCLSILLILCMIKRTFMPSYNHQKSRQSQTDWAKKRRKEKQREQSKEINLVKESSLDDLLIDSYPSPDADSSIDRRTTRKAGTTTFAPVFNQSSLPNVMEEQNTEDIILNQNESSHMLYHTNGSVSEA from the exons ATGAATCTATTGGTGAGAATTCTATCCTGTATTACAATGGTATTAACGGCTCCTGttttaaaat ACGATGTAACAAAGCGATGTAGCAATATACAATGTGAAAACGACAGTCATTGCATGGAAGAAACCTTTGTGTTAAATGGTAGGAATTTACTGGAGACGGATGCCAGATGTATATGTCATGGTCATTTTACTGGGCCTCGATGTGAGGCAAAACTAATTCTTACTCCAGATGTGATAAAAGCGCATTATATAGGATTTAAAGTTTCATTTCATAACGTTTCTAGTGGAGAAGTTATATCAAGTGATTCTTTTAAAGACAGTTTATCATATTCTATTCAGTATTGGAAAAACGCATCCGAACGATCATGTTCCATTGCTACAAATATTTACTCACCTATCGACGGATTAGATGGGTTACAAATGGATACATCTTTCACCTTATGTGCGGTTACTGACCCCGCTGGTTGGTGCGTACCACGAGAAGTTAATTTAACATACGATAAAAACTGTTTAGTTATAAAAACTCTGAACACTGAGTATTCCTTTTGGTCGCAATCATTTGTACTTCCTGTTGCTATATCAGTGAttgttgttttatgtttatCTATACTTTTAATACTTTGTATGATAAAAAGAACGTTCATGCCGTCATACAATCATCAAAAATCAAGACAATCGCAAACGGACTGGGCAAAGAAAAGACGGAAAGAAAAACAGCGCGAAcaatcaaaagaaataaatctCGTTAAAGAATCATCGTTGGACGATCTCCTTATCGATAGTTATCCGAGTCCGGACGCTGATTCGTCGATCGATCGGAGAACTACTCGGAAAGCTGGAACTACGACATTTGCACCCGTTTTTAATCAAAGTAGTTTACCAAACGTAATGGAAGAACAGAACACCGAGGATATAATATTAAATCAGAACGAGTCTAGTCATATGTTATATCATACAAACGGAAGTGTCTCAGAAGCataa